The following DNA comes from bacterium.
AAACTGATTAATTATGATAAAATCAACACATAAGAAATAATATTATATGATGCAAACTATTGAAAAATGTTTCCGAGGATAGTTAAGAGTAAAAATAAAGAATATCTGGTGATTGTAGAGAGTTATTGGGATGGGAGCAGGTCAAGGCAGAGGAATATTGGCAGTTTAGGAAATATAGATAAACTAAGAGAGAGCGGAAAATTAGAAAAATTAGCTTCTGCCCTACTTAAATATTGTAAACAGAGAAAATATCTGGATATTACTACTACTGAGGAGAAAGATAGAAAGTGGTGGGGAGCAGTGAGAGTGTATCGGAAGATATGGGATGAATTTAAGATGGATAAGTTATGGGAGAAGGTATTGGAGGGAAGGAAGATAGAATTTGATTTATGGAGTGCGGTATTTCTGATGGTTTTAGATAGGTTAATAGATCCCAAGAGCAAACTAAAAAGTTTCCAGGAGCAGGACAGATATTACGGAGTAAAGGAGAACAGCTTACAGCATCTTTATCGGGGATTAGATATTCTGGCAGAGAGCAAGGAAAAAATAGAGAGATACCTTTTTGCCCAGAACATAAATTTGTTCAATATGAAAGTAGATGTAGTTTTCTATGATGTAACCACTTTATATTTTGAGAGTGTAAGGGAAGATGCATTAAAGAAGATGGGTTTTAGTAAAGATGGGAAATTCAAAGAGGTACAGATAATGTTGGGACTATTGCAGGATACAGAAGGCAGGCCAGTAGGCTATGATGTATTCCCGGGTAGTAGTTTTGAAGGACATACTCTACCTAAGGCATTGGAAAAGATGAAAGATAAGTTTCAAATTAATCGGGTGATAGTAATAGGGGACCAGGCACTACTTTCTAAAAAGAATATCAAAATGATAAAGGGGAAAGGGTACCAATACATAGTTGGGGGAAGGATAAAGAACTTACCTAAAAAAATAAAAGAAGAGATTCTGAGGAAGGATGGGTACAAACCTGTAAAAGACAAAGAGGGGAATGAAGTTTTCAGGTGGAAAAGAATACAGTTGGGGGGTGAAGACTTAATCTGTAGTTGGTCAGAGAGAAAAGCGAGAAGAGATAGAAAAGAGAGGGAGCAATTGGTGGAGAAGGCAAAAAAAATGATAGAAGAAGGAAAGGTAATGGGTAAAGTTAAAAGAGGTCCACTCCGGTTTATAGAAATAGTTTCTGA
Coding sequences within:
- a CDS encoding IS1634 family transposase, with translation MFPRIVKSKNKEYLVIVESYWDGSRSRQRNIGSLGNIDKLRESGKLEKLASALLKYCKQRKYLDITTTEEKDRKWWGAVRVYRKIWDEFKMDKLWEKVLEGRKIEFDLWSAVFLMVLDRLIDPKSKLKSFQEQDRYYGVKENSLQHLYRGLDILAESKEKIERYLFAQNINLFNMKVDVVFYDVTTLYFESVREDALKKMGFSKDGKFKEVQIMLGLLQDTEGRPVGYDVFPGSSFEGHTLPKALEKMKDKFQINRVIVIGDQALLSKKNIKMIKGKGYQYIVGGRIKNLPKKIKEEILRKDGYKPVKDKEGNEVFRWKRIQLGGEDLICSWSERKARRDRKEREQLVEKAKKMIEEGKVMGKVKRGPLRFIEIVSDSAPALSSAKIEEDERWDGYFGIRTDCKNLRAEKVLELYHQLWRIEESFRIFKTHLETRPMFHWTPKRIEGHLVLCFIAFLLERTLEIELKRNKIEYSPEKIRKALDSLQFSEIEIEGRKFFLRSPVEGLANQILRTMRIKIPPNIGILENF